In Bradyrhizobium guangxiense, one DNA window encodes the following:
- a CDS encoding response regulator, translating into MRILLVDQDAAFVRAAKKTLFVRGFAVDLISTLDEAETALSCASYHILLLELALPDGNGLDWLKQLRREGYSMPAMMMSSLSDLETRIAIFNGGADDFLPKPVSIDELIARMRAILRRSTQLTAPVITFGNLHFDPIGRQVSVDGRPLRIARREVCILEHLLSRAGRTVPRALLEESLYAFDDEVSTNALEVGIYRLRTHLSKSGTTLRIKTARGVGYALELKNDPLPCRHT; encoded by the coding sequence ATGCGAATCCTACTGGTCGATCAGGACGCCGCCTTCGTGCGAGCCGCCAAGAAAACCCTGTTCGTTCGCGGTTTTGCCGTGGACCTCATCTCTACTCTTGACGAAGCGGAGACCGCGCTGAGTTGTGCCAGCTATCACATTCTCTTGCTCGAGTTGGCTCTGCCGGACGGAAATGGATTGGACTGGTTGAAACAGTTGAGACGTGAAGGATATTCAATGCCTGCCATGATGATGAGCAGCCTGAGCGATCTTGAGACCAGGATCGCGATATTCAATGGTGGCGCCGACGATTTTCTTCCTAAGCCGGTGTCTATCGATGAGCTTATTGCTCGAATGCGCGCCATTTTGCGACGATCGACGCAATTGACGGCACCCGTGATCACCTTCGGGAACTTACATTTCGATCCTATTGGCCGGCAAGTCTCAGTTGACGGTCGGCCACTCAGAATTGCGCGCCGCGAAGTCTGCATTCTCGAACATCTGCTCAGCCGAGCAGGCCGCACCGTGCCGCGAGCGTTGCTAGAGGAAAGCCTCTATGCGTTTGACGATGAAGTCTCGACCAATGCCTTAGAAGTCGGGATCTATCGATTGCGCACACATTTGAGCAAGTCCGGCACAACGCTACGAATCAAAACCGCGCGCGGCGTCGGCTACGCGCTTGAACTGAAGAACGATCCGCTGCCTTGCCGCCACACTTGA
- a CDS encoding CpaD family pilus assembly lipoprotein — MTLRNLGHLIAVAATVGGCTHNAAIYSEPTDQAIQVEQKTSILRLQSLRRAERYGLRNFIANASRGRRDALHLDVSGSPRLITQVAHEAREMGVPAYNIRRSASPVDLPSHFGVQIEAIIYEARPPLCPSLSIIGPSVDDNSFNPTLGCSIRNNLAVTVNDPGDLLENRAILPTSGDRAVLPLTARGGLAAGNKSHLESDTHNRIASEAQ; from the coding sequence ATGACCTTGCGAAACCTGGGCCACTTGATTGCCGTAGCGGCAACCGTAGGCGGATGCACACATAATGCTGCGATCTATTCTGAGCCGACTGATCAAGCGATTCAAGTGGAGCAGAAGACCAGTATCTTGCGACTACAGAGCCTTCGTCGCGCCGAGAGGTATGGTCTGCGTAATTTCATTGCGAACGCCAGCCGCGGTCGGCGGGATGCACTCCATCTGGACGTCAGTGGTTCGCCCCGGCTCATTACGCAGGTGGCTCATGAGGCCCGCGAGATGGGCGTTCCCGCCTATAATATTCGCCGGTCCGCTTCCCCCGTAGATCTGCCCAGCCATTTCGGTGTCCAAATCGAGGCGATCATTTACGAAGCACGTCCTCCGCTCTGTCCATCCCTTTCAATCATCGGCCCTTCAGTAGACGACAATTCTTTCAATCCAACGCTCGGCTGTTCGATCCGCAATAACCTCGCGGTCACGGTCAACGATCCCGGCGACTTGCTCGAGAACAGAGCTATCTTGCCAACCAGTGGTGACCGTGCGGTGCTTCCGCTTACCGCACGGGGAGGTCTCGCCGCAGGCAACAAGAGCCACTTGGAAAGTGACACTCATAATCGCATTGCGTCAGAAGCCCAATGA
- a CDS encoding EscU/YscU/HrcU family type III secretion system export apparatus switch protein, translating to MSDSSEEKKRPPTPKKLRQARKKGQIPRSADFVSALSICAAFGCLCFRAGAIEGVWREGVRLVDKLQGQPFNSAVQQALVGLIELSLTSVAPIIGAAVAAGILASVLAAGGLTFSVEPLKPSLKKLDPIKGLKRIVSQKSLVELGKSLIKVFLLGVTLFFTSLASWKALVYLPVCGLGCFSFVFKEVKFLIEIAAGAFLIGGLTDLLIQRWLFLRDMRMTESEAKRESKEQEGNPHVKGEHRRLRRESASEPPLGVNRATLILTGPAMLVGLRYVRGQTGVPVLVCRGEDELASQLFDQARALHLSIIQEPALARQLIRKGIMGKAVPKDCFEGVAKAVFAAGLV from the coding sequence ATGAGCGACTCGAGCGAAGAGAAGAAGCGTCCGCCAACTCCCAAGAAGCTACGGCAGGCGCGTAAGAAGGGACAGATCCCGCGCAGCGCCGATTTTGTGAGCGCGCTTAGCATTTGCGCCGCATTCGGCTGTCTATGTTTCCGAGCGGGCGCGATCGAGGGCGTATGGCGTGAGGGGGTGCGGCTCGTCGACAAGCTGCAGGGGCAGCCCTTCAACAGTGCGGTCCAGCAGGCACTGGTCGGATTGATCGAACTTTCGTTGACGAGCGTTGCCCCAATCATTGGAGCGGCCGTGGCTGCAGGCATTCTAGCCAGTGTCTTGGCTGCTGGTGGGCTGACGTTCTCCGTGGAGCCGCTGAAACCAAGCCTTAAGAAATTGGATCCAATCAAAGGGCTCAAACGGATTGTCTCTCAGAAGTCGCTTGTCGAGCTTGGTAAGTCGTTGATCAAAGTGTTCCTTCTCGGCGTAACGCTGTTTTTCACCTCACTCGCAAGTTGGAAGGCGCTGGTGTACCTGCCTGTCTGCGGTTTGGGTTGTTTCAGCTTTGTATTCAAAGAGGTCAAATTCTTAATTGAAATTGCTGCTGGGGCGTTTCTGATCGGCGGCTTGACCGACCTGCTAATTCAGCGCTGGCTATTCTTGCGTGACATGCGCATGACGGAGAGTGAAGCGAAGCGCGAGTCTAAGGAGCAGGAAGGCAACCCACATGTAAAGGGCGAACACCGCCGGCTTCGTCGGGAATCGGCGAGTGAGCCGCCGCTCGGAGTCAATCGGGCCACATTGATACTGACGGGCCCCGCGATGTTAGTTGGACTGCGCTACGTTCGTGGACAGACCGGAGTGCCGGTTTTGGTATGCCGCGGTGAGGACGAACTTGCTTCACAGTTGTTTGATCAGGCGAGGGCGCTGCATCTGAGCATTATTCAGGAACCTGCTTTGGCGCGTCAGCTGATCCGAAAGGGAATAATGGGCAAGGCCGTTCCGAAGGACTGTTTCGAGGGGGTTGCAAAGGCAGTCTTTGCCGCTGGCCTGGTCTAG
- the sctT gene encoding type III secretion system export apparatus subunit SctT, with amino-acid sequence MHALSPTEAQALIQSAVEFVVAAGLSAARALGIMLVLPVFTRPQISGMIRTSLTIVIGLPCLAHVKAGLQTLDPATRLAAVAFLGLKEIFVGLLFGMFLSIPLWSIQAVGDIIDTQRSVSSQLDDPATRSQASATGLFLGTAGVTIFVASGGLQTMVRCLYGSYLIWPVYRLLPPLTMQGAMEVVALLDHIMHTALLFSGPVLALLLLIEISLMLLGRFAPQIKLNDLSPTIKNAAFGIIMVSYTVFLMEYMGTEIIQSYGVLEWLGKFLK; translated from the coding sequence ATGCATGCTTTGTCACCCACCGAGGCGCAAGCTCTAATTCAGAGTGCTGTCGAGTTCGTCGTTGCAGCGGGCCTTAGCGCTGCGCGGGCCTTAGGCATTATGTTGGTGCTTCCCGTATTCACGCGGCCGCAGATTAGCGGGATGATCCGCACAAGCTTGACGATCGTGATTGGACTGCCATGCCTTGCGCATGTCAAGGCCGGTCTGCAGACTCTAGATCCGGCCACCCGTCTGGCCGCGGTCGCGTTCCTCGGTCTCAAAGAGATATTCGTCGGCCTGCTGTTCGGGATGTTCCTAAGTATACCGCTATGGAGCATCCAGGCAGTTGGCGACATCATTGACACGCAACGGAGCGTTTCAAGCCAGTTGGACGATCCTGCGACGCGCAGCCAGGCCTCCGCCACGGGTCTCTTTCTCGGAACTGCTGGGGTTACTATTTTCGTTGCGTCTGGAGGTCTACAGACGATGGTTCGGTGCCTGTATGGCAGCTATCTGATCTGGCCCGTGTACCGGCTACTACCTCCTCTGACAATGCAAGGGGCAATGGAAGTTGTAGCGCTTCTCGATCATATCATGCACACGGCCCTGCTATTTTCCGGACCCGTGCTGGCTCTGCTGCTCCTGATTGAGATATCCCTCATGTTGCTAGGGCGGTTTGCGCCGCAAATTAAGCTGAACGACCTCTCCCCCACCATCAAGAACGCCGCCTTTGGCATCATCATGGTGAGTTACACCGTCTTCCTCATGGAATACATGGGAACGGAGATTATCCAGTCCTACGGAGTGCTGGAGTGGCTCGGGAAGTTCCTAAAATGA
- a CDS encoding EscS/YscS/HrcS family type III secretion system export apparatus protein, with protein sequence MDETSILTHLTRSLVLFMMWVLPPLLAALVAGLGVGIIQAATQLQDQTLPLTVRLLVVVAVLVLFSRVLSAPLIEQAKHIFTEFPSLTSRY encoded by the coding sequence ATGGACGAGACCAGCATCCTCACGCATTTGACCCGATCGCTCGTCCTCTTCATGATGTGGGTTCTGCCACCGCTCCTAGCAGCTCTCGTGGCCGGCTTGGGTGTTGGCATAATACAGGCGGCAACGCAGCTCCAGGATCAAACCTTGCCCCTAACCGTGAGGCTCCTCGTCGTCGTCGCCGTGCTCGTTCTGTTTTCTCGGGTGCTGAGTGCGCCGCTTATCGAACAGGCCAAACATATCTTCACGGAGTTCCCCTCTCTCACATCGAGGTATTAG
- the sctR gene encoding type III secretion system export apparatus subunit SctR: MTDIQPGIPALLAATVGLGLLAFAVVTTTAFIKVSVVLFLVRNALGTQSIPPNIVLYGAALILTVFIGAPVLEQIYNHVTAPQLHYQTLDDWATAAKEGSEPLRAHLKKFSSEEQRTFFLSSTEHVWSEEMRANATADDFAILVPSFLISELKRAFEIGFLLYLPFITIDLIVTTILMAMGMSMVSPTMISVPFKLFLFVTIDGWSRLMHGLVLSYATAGG; encoded by the coding sequence ATGACTGACATTCAGCCAGGCATTCCTGCACTTCTTGCAGCGACGGTCGGTCTCGGTCTGCTGGCGTTCGCAGTTGTCACGACGACGGCATTCATAAAAGTTTCCGTCGTTCTCTTCCTCGTGCGCAACGCGCTCGGAACCCAATCCATACCCCCGAACATCGTTCTGTATGGCGCTGCATTGATCCTTACGGTCTTCATTGGTGCTCCAGTGCTGGAGCAGATCTACAACCACGTTACCGCCCCGCAACTTCACTACCAAACGCTCGATGACTGGGCGACAGCCGCTAAGGAGGGAAGCGAGCCGCTGCGCGCTCACCTGAAAAAGTTCAGCAGTGAGGAGCAGCGCACGTTCTTCCTGTCATCCACAGAACATGTTTGGTCAGAGGAGATGCGGGCAAACGCTACAGCGGATGATTTTGCGATTCTTGTACCGTCCTTTCTGATCTCGGAATTAAAGCGTGCCTTTGAAATCGGCTTCCTTCTCTATCTTCCATTCATCACGATTGATCTGATTGTAACGACGATTCTGATGGCCATGGGCATGTCAATGGTATCGCCCACAATGATATCTGTTCCTTTTAAGCTCTTTCTGTTCGTCACGATCGACGGATGGTCGCGGCTCATGCACGGGTTGGTGTTAAGTTACGCCACGGCCGGAGGTTAA
- the sctQ gene encoding type III secretion system cytoplasmic ring protein SctQ, producing MSAENAVGEPARFVPRLRLSHSAVSCLNLMAPRRTVLKSRLGDTPVSICINRLVWQAQQSTAPMLDCVFRVGAEMAVLSVPRQLAEALISTVQHGLTLPSDPARSFVLELALEPWFTRVEHLLAQDLQIIRIDEATMEGPYLELDIVYGALVGKARLFLFSSLEGPVPAAFCKLGEMLGQLPREMRKLSPELPIMVASEISSLRVSVGLLRQAQTGDALLPDVIPFASGQVILTADKLWAPAEIAGDRLILRGPFRLQPHPLKSAYMTTRPQTQPSTLPSETDIDSIEITLVFECGRWPIPLGTLRSVNEGHVFELGRPVDRPVDIVANGRLIGHGDIVRVGEELAIRLRGGLAVND from the coding sequence ATGAGCGCGGAAAATGCGGTCGGTGAACCGGCACGATTCGTGCCGCGGCTAAGATTGTCGCATAGCGCGGTCTCGTGCCTCAATTTGATGGCCCCCCGGCGAACGGTTCTGAAGAGCCGCCTTGGCGATACGCCGGTCTCGATATGTATTAACCGGCTTGTGTGGCAGGCGCAGCAATCGACCGCGCCGATGCTTGATTGTGTATTTCGCGTCGGAGCCGAAATGGCCGTCTTGTCGGTGCCGCGCCAGTTGGCGGAGGCATTGATTTCGACAGTGCAGCATGGCCTTACGTTACCTTCGGACCCAGCCCGCTCTTTCGTCCTCGAACTTGCGCTTGAACCATGGTTCACTCGAGTAGAGCATCTGCTAGCGCAGGATTTGCAAATTATCCGCATCGACGAAGCAACGATGGAAGGTCCTTATCTGGAACTCGACATCGTCTACGGGGCGCTCGTGGGCAAGGCGCGGCTGTTCCTATTCTCGTCTCTTGAGGGTCCGGTTCCGGCTGCCTTCTGTAAGTTAGGCGAGATGCTTGGCCAATTGCCCCGAGAAATGCGCAAGCTTTCCCCGGAGTTGCCCATCATGGTTGCCAGCGAGATTAGCTCGCTGCGCGTGTCCGTCGGGCTTCTTCGCCAAGCACAAACTGGCGATGCGCTGTTGCCGGACGTCATTCCCTTTGCGAGCGGTCAGGTCATCCTGACTGCGGACAAATTGTGGGCGCCGGCGGAGATTGCTGGCGACAGACTAATCTTGCGGGGACCCTTCCGCCTGCAACCCCACCCTCTCAAGAGTGCATATATGACAACACGACCCCAAACCCAGCCATCGACCCTGCCCTCGGAAACCGACATCGACAGCATTGAGATTACGCTCGTGTTCGAATGCGGCCGTTGGCCTATCCCGCTGGGTACGTTGAGGAGCGTCAACGAAGGGCATGTCTTTGAACTTGGCCGTCCCGTTGACCGTCCGGTTGACATTGTTGCCAATGGTCGATTGATCGGCCACGGCGACATCGTGCGTGTCGGGGAGGAACTGGCCATCAGGCTACGTGGTGGGTTGGCGGTCAATGACTGA
- the sctN gene encoding type III secretion system ATPase SctN translates to MTSQRPSYGNAAAEGAVHAALSSLKSTAKHVDTRAVRGRVTRAVGTLVHAVLPGAHVGELCLLQDHSTGWSLDAEVVGLLPDGVLLTPIGDMVGMSSRAEVVPTGRMQEVAVGADLLGRVIDSFGRPLDGKGPIKTTHTRPLRGRAPNPMRRRGIEQPFPLGVRVLDGLLTCGEGQRIGIYGDAGCGKSTLMSQIVKGADAEVTVVALIGERGREVREFIERHIGNAIDRTIAVVETSDRSAMERAQCAHTATALAEYFRDQGQRVVLMMDSLTRFSRAMREIGLAAGEPPTRRGFPPSVFALLPALLERAGMGEQGSITAFYTVLVEGDGTGDPIAEESRGILDGHIILSRALASREHFPAIDVLSSRSRVMDAVVSVSHRKAASFFRDLLSRYDEAEFLIKVGEYKPGGDPLTDRAIASIEDLRNFLRQGQDEPSSFEEAITWMSRLTD, encoded by the coding sequence ATGACTTCCCAAAGGCCAAGCTATGGCAATGCGGCTGCTGAAGGCGCGGTGCACGCAGCATTATCATCTCTGAAATCTACGGCAAAGCATGTCGATACGCGTGCTGTGCGCGGACGAGTCACCCGAGCCGTCGGCACCTTGGTCCATGCCGTGCTGCCCGGGGCCCACGTTGGGGAGCTGTGCCTATTGCAGGATCACAGTACGGGATGGTCACTTGATGCGGAGGTGGTCGGTCTGCTGCCGGATGGAGTATTGCTCACGCCAATCGGCGACATGGTAGGCATGTCTAGCCGTGCGGAAGTGGTTCCGACCGGGCGAATGCAGGAAGTTGCGGTCGGTGCCGATTTGCTGGGCCGCGTCATCGATAGCTTCGGCCGTCCGCTCGACGGGAAGGGGCCAATAAAGACGACCCACACTCGTCCCCTACGCGGCAGGGCACCCAACCCAATGAGGCGGCGGGGGATCGAGCAGCCTTTTCCGCTCGGCGTCCGCGTGCTCGACGGACTTCTGACGTGTGGCGAAGGCCAACGGATCGGAATCTATGGAGACGCTGGTTGCGGCAAGTCGACGCTGATGTCGCAGATTGTTAAAGGCGCGGACGCTGAGGTCACCGTCGTTGCGCTTATAGGAGAGCGCGGACGTGAGGTGCGTGAATTCATCGAGCGCCATATTGGCAATGCCATCGATCGGACGATCGCTGTCGTTGAGACCTCCGACCGGTCGGCAATGGAGCGCGCGCAATGTGCTCATACGGCGACGGCACTCGCCGAGTACTTTCGTGATCAGGGACAGCGGGTCGTTCTCATGATGGATTCGTTGACGCGCTTCAGCCGCGCGATGCGTGAAATCGGCCTAGCCGCGGGAGAACCTCCGACGCGGCGAGGCTTTCCTCCCTCCGTCTTTGCGCTGCTGCCGGCTCTGTTGGAACGTGCCGGTATGGGCGAGCAGGGCTCGATCACGGCCTTCTATACCGTACTTGTCGAAGGTGACGGGACAGGCGATCCAATCGCCGAAGAGTCGCGCGGTATTCTCGATGGTCATATCATTCTCTCACGCGCGCTCGCATCGCGAGAGCATTTTCCGGCCATCGACGTGTTGTCGAGCCGAAGTCGCGTGATGGATGCGGTCGTCTCTGTGTCACATCGAAAGGCCGCCTCTTTCTTTCGAGATCTTCTTTCGCGCTATGATGAGGCCGAATTTTTGATCAAGGTCGGTGAGTACAAGCCAGGGGGCGATCCGCTGACCGACCGAGCAATCGCGTCGATCGAGGACTTGCGGAATTTCTTGCGCCAGGGGCAGGATGAACCGTCCAGCTTTGAGGAGGCCATCACGTGGATGTCGCGTCTTACCGACTGA
- the sctL gene encoding type III secretion system stator protein SctL, translating to MTAGEPALPERPQIRPVGPVIPASELGIWCDVVQTRALAQRYLQQVRNWARNAYHREQARGHSEGLKTGSDEMARLVARAASELARRKAVLEQELPQLVIEVLNDLVGSFDPGEMLVRSVRHAIEQRYGGAELRLHVSPVNVDAMTCEFASFHGTHGRPKVRIDPDPALTPDQCVLWSEFGNVDLGLAAQLRTLRLALAPPVQEDEQ from the coding sequence ATGACCGCGGGTGAGCCAGCATTGCCAGAACGCCCGCAGATACGTCCGGTGGGTCCAGTCATACCAGCCTCGGAACTTGGGATCTGGTGCGATGTGGTACAGACGCGCGCGCTAGCTCAGCGGTATCTACAGCAGGTTCGCAACTGGGCAAGGAACGCTTATCATCGCGAGCAGGCGCGCGGGCACTCCGAAGGCCTGAAGACAGGCTCGGACGAAATGGCGCGGCTGGTTGCTCGAGCTGCTTCTGAGCTGGCGCGGCGAAAAGCCGTGCTGGAACAGGAGCTGCCACAACTTGTCATTGAGGTCCTGAACGACTTGGTGGGCTCGTTCGATCCGGGCGAGATGTTAGTGAGGTCGGTTCGTCACGCTATCGAGCAAAGATATGGCGGTGCGGAATTGCGCCTTCATGTGTCTCCTGTGAACGTCGATGCCATGACATGCGAGTTCGCGTCATTCCATGGAACGCATGGGCGTCCGAAGGTCAGAATTGATCCGGACCCGGCTCTAACGCCGGACCAATGCGTTTTGTGGAGTGAGTTTGGTAATGTCGATCTAGGACTTGCCGCGCAGCTCCGCACACTGCGCCTCGCCCTTGCTCCGCCTGTTCAGGAGGACGAACAATGA
- a CDS encoding nodulation protein NolU, giving the protein MSATMTSNEPNHLLNQHSGRPRELAAIIHPSRFAERLDASLAASTVLQLQKTPRLQERLVELLLGSELVLKGSSWGRGALLGHDPHRAALLAGGIWHARSVLKLVSKHDLAPLIGNIGAEAHAFAIRHVSSAVETQLIVDPEQLSQRIAHDGYACLGAFLKRASELDRTRVLLCLPVGTAAESPAAEHHKAAGQLMSLVMTHLAAETRPA; this is encoded by the coding sequence ATGTCCGCAACGATGACATCCAACGAACCAAATCATTTGCTCAACCAACATTCCGGTCGGCCGCGGGAGCTTGCTGCGATAATCCATCCAAGCCGTTTTGCTGAACGTCTTGATGCGTCGCTGGCGGCGTCTACAGTGCTGCAACTGCAGAAAACTCCCAGACTACAGGAAAGACTAGTCGAACTGCTCCTAGGCAGTGAACTGGTCTTGAAGGGAAGTAGCTGGGGAAGGGGCGCTTTGCTTGGGCATGATCCGCATCGTGCGGCATTGCTCGCTGGCGGCATTTGGCATGCCCGTTCGGTACTGAAGCTGGTGTCAAAGCATGATCTTGCTCCACTGATCGGAAATATTGGTGCGGAAGCACATGCTTTCGCTATCCGACATGTATCCAGCGCCGTCGAAACCCAATTGATTGTCGATCCGGAGCAACTTTCGCAGCGGATTGCACATGACGGATATGCCTGCCTTGGCGCTTTCCTCAAGCGAGCCTCAGAACTCGACCGTACGCGCGTGCTTCTCTGCTTGCCTGTCGGGACTGCCGCGGAGAGTCCAGCCGCCGAACATCACAAAGCCGCGGGCCAATTGATGTCTTTGGTGATGACCCATTTGGCCGCAGAGACACGGCCGGCATGA
- the sctJ gene encoding type III secretion system inner membrane ring lipoprotein SctJ, which produces MVLFAQRKIGRGATSGRQVHAVLLLPLVLLLAGCKADLYTKVQEREANEMLALLLSKGVDAVRVVAKDGSSTIQVEEKQLAVSIELLNGQGLPRQVFKNLGEVFKGSGLVASPVEERARYVYALSEELSRTINDIDGVLSARVHVVLPKNDLLRQDATPSSASVFIRHGSNANLSALLPQIKMLVANGIEGLSYDKVAVVFVPVERAQHEMFSAPAAASIHPTKFTSATFLAIVVGGVGAAVGILSYVLLSTRVRQLGQFWRKVPNIDTAASMPAVLAAGKKRNSDAR; this is translated from the coding sequence ATGGTTCTTTTCGCGCAAAGAAAGATCGGTCGCGGCGCGACTTCTGGAAGGCAGGTGCATGCCGTTCTCCTATTGCCGCTTGTGCTGTTGCTAGCCGGCTGCAAGGCCGATCTCTATACGAAAGTTCAGGAGCGTGAAGCCAACGAGATGCTTGCCCTTCTCCTTAGTAAGGGTGTCGATGCAGTCCGTGTTGTCGCTAAGGACGGTAGCAGCACGATTCAGGTCGAAGAAAAGCAATTGGCCGTTTCGATAGAACTGCTGAATGGCCAGGGCTTGCCGCGCCAGGTGTTTAAGAATCTTGGGGAGGTGTTCAAGGGATCCGGCCTGGTTGCGTCCCCAGTTGAGGAGCGCGCTCGTTACGTTTATGCCCTAAGCGAAGAATTGTCGCGCACAATCAATGATATCGATGGGGTTCTCTCCGCCCGGGTTCATGTTGTCTTGCCGAAGAACGACCTTTTGCGACAGGATGCGACCCCGTCCTCGGCGTCGGTCTTCATTCGACATGGTTCCAATGCGAACCTCTCAGCCTTGTTGCCCCAAATCAAGATGCTCGTCGCCAATGGCATTGAAGGACTATCATACGACAAGGTGGCCGTCGTTTTCGTGCCGGTTGAGCGAGCGCAGCATGAGATGTTCTCTGCACCAGCAGCTGCTTCGATCCACCCGACCAAGTTCACGTCAGCCACCTTTCTTGCGATCGTGGTCGGGGGTGTCGGCGCCGCGGTCGGCATTCTATCTTACGTGCTGCTGAGCACACGTGTGCGCCAGCTAGGTCAATTCTGGCGGAAAGTGCCGAATATTGACACAGCGGCGAGTATGCCCGCCGTCCTAGCCGCTGGCAAAAAGCGGAACTCCGATGCGAGATAG
- a CDS encoding nodulation protein NolB, whose product MIPSVMFGAMPISANLGECLTEGCSSAPGNFHEHLAKAASKQGAASLVADSALAPPVPEVQRAVAQTGPLGDRILQNLFGAHLGKPYPSTGLPSIGEPGPSKSVQLGPAARPISRLDGVDVHVIGKPEGADNFESTLQNLRDVYNGVIQVSLISKSAGAVGSSLNKLLSAG is encoded by the coding sequence ATGATTCCTTCCGTGATGTTTGGCGCGATGCCGATCTCTGCCAACCTCGGCGAGTGTCTCACCGAGGGGTGTTCATCGGCGCCGGGCAACTTTCATGAGCATCTTGCAAAGGCGGCATCGAAACAAGGCGCCGCCTCTTTGGTGGCCGACAGCGCGTTGGCGCCACCTGTACCGGAGGTTCAGCGTGCAGTCGCGCAGACAGGTCCACTGGGCGATCGCATTCTGCAGAATCTTTTTGGAGCGCACTTAGGCAAACCATATCCTTCGACCGGACTCCCTTCGATCGGCGAGCCGGGCCCTTCGAAGAGCGTCCAGCTTGGGCCCGCCGCGCGGCCTATCTCGCGCTTGGACGGAGTCGATGTCCATGTTATCGGAAAACCAGAAGGTGCCGACAATTTCGAGTCGACGTTGCAGAATCTGCGGGATGTTTACAACGGCGTCATTCAGGTTTCGCTCATCTCCAAGAGTGCTGGCGCCGTCGGTTCATCTCTGAATAAGCTGCTATCAGCGGGCTGA
- a CDS encoding nodulation protein NolW: protein MKNILIVGVFISLSAVRALGATLELPSTPYTYTVLDQDLAAALQEFGNNLNIRINVSTHVKGRIRGRMPDLAPRDFLERVTTLYNLQWYYDGLVLYVSDAHEAESRLLVLNPVTFDAFKAALDALKISDERYVVRAAPEDGLVFASGPPRFIALVDQMLNGLVAEAQARRTLTTTAKPAPASVLMLFRGSSSTVIRDGRPEGPVLPEATHQDNVAHAPGPSQR from the coding sequence TTGAAGAACATTCTAATTGTTGGTGTTTTCATCTCCTTGAGCGCGGTTAGGGCGCTCGGCGCCACTCTAGAGCTGCCATCCACGCCTTATACTTACACAGTTCTGGATCAGGATCTCGCGGCCGCACTGCAGGAGTTCGGCAACAATTTGAATATTCGAATCAATGTCAGCACCCATGTAAAGGGGCGGATTCGCGGGCGCATGCCGGATCTCGCGCCGCGAGATTTCCTCGAACGCGTGACCACTCTTTATAATCTTCAGTGGTACTATGACGGGCTGGTGCTGTACGTATCCGACGCGCACGAGGCGGAAAGTCGCCTGCTTGTCTTAAACCCGGTCACTTTCGATGCATTCAAGGCGGCACTCGATGCACTCAAAATTTCCGATGAACGCTACGTCGTGAGAGCCGCACCGGAAGATGGACTGGTCTTCGCTTCTGGTCCGCCTCGCTTCATCGCGCTCGTCGACCAAATGCTCAACGGCCTAGTGGCGGAGGCCCAGGCGCGACGAACTCTTACGACAACCGCAAAGCCGGCGCCCGCGTCGGTCTTGATGTTGTTTCGGGGCTCCTCAAGTACGGTTATTCGTGATGGACGACCGGAGGGACCTGTTTTGCCCGAGGCGACGCATCAAGATAACGTGGCTCACGCGCCCGGCCCAAGCCAGAGATGA